The following coding sequences lie in one Spinacia oleracea cultivar Varoflay chromosome 1, BTI_SOV_V1, whole genome shotgun sequence genomic window:
- the LOC130460124 gene encoding uncharacterized protein: MTNSNDLAAVFRLLAEKLAQERTERPNSAGDMFERLAKVKPPYFKGQADPTFLENWIREFEKLFWVVNCPENMKIGQAVLYLKDEADLCWKENGTRLSVVEGFNWDSFVVALREKFYPPFITKRKAQEFINLGMGSMTIAEYYSKFITLSRFAPEVVATEELKAQRFEQGLTDEIQLGLDGETFTSLDNVREKTTHIYELQSRRDKKNVVGEKRKEFNAGKNQGNFKKSTKVNRNEGGNGNFQQRNNQGHNNSNQSERVHHCKRCNNNHPGKNCKGELVTCNYCQKRGHREYECFTKQKKEQNGNGSENQVRFNQSGRQDSKPGGAQNNQGNYNKPANDNNNQNKTPGKPFLMSRNEAEYSADVVHGTFSINSVLVKTLCDSGATYSFVSSSVVKSLNLVDFE, translated from the coding sequence ATGACCAACAgtaatgacctagctgctgtctttcgcctcttggcggaaaaactagcccaggaaagaactgagcgccccaatTCTGCAggagacatgtttgaaaggcttgcgaaagttaagccaccatacttcaaggggcaagcagacccgaccttcctagaaaactggattagggagtttgaaaaactattttgggtggtaaactgtcctgaaaatatgaaaataggtcaagctgtcctttacctaaaagatgaggccgatctatgctggaaagagaatggaactaggctaagtgttgttgaaggatttaattgggactcatttgttgttgcattgagggaaaagttttatcctcctttcataacaaaacgaaaagcgcaagaattcataaaccttgggatggggagtatgactATCGCTGAATACTATAGTAAGTTTATAactttgtcgaggtttgcacctgaggtggtagctactgaggagctaaaggctcagaggtttgagcaagggttgaccgatgagattCAGTTGGGATTAgatggagaaacctttacatcccTAGATAATGTGCGTGAGAAAACCACCCATATTTATGAattgcagtctagaagggacaagaaaaatgtggttggggagaaaagaaaagagtttaatgctgggaaaaaccaagggaatttcaagaaaagtacgaaagtgaacaggaatgagggtggaaatggaaattttcaacagaggaacaatcaggggcacaacaatagcaaccaatctgagagagtgcatcaCTGTAAGAGATGCAACAACAACCATCCTGGTAAAAACTGCAAGGGAGAATTAGTGAcatgcaactattgtcagaaaaggggccatagggagtatgagtgcttcaccaagcagaaaaaggaacaaaatggtaatggaagtgaaaatcaagtgaggtttaaccagtctggaagacaagattcaaagcctggaggggcacaaaacaatcaaggaaactataataagcccgcaaatgataacaacaaccagaataagACTCCGGGCAAACCGTTCTTGATGtctagaaatgaagctgaatattctgcagacgtagttcatggtactttttctattaactctgtGCTAGTTAAAACATTATGTGATTCGGGAGCAacttattcttttgtttcgtcatctgttgttaAGAGTCTGAATTTGGTAGATTTTGAgtaa